The Ruania alba genome window below encodes:
- a CDS encoding GNAT family N-acetyltransferase, translated as MRIVGTKIQLRDWTVHDLPRVHDLLRPDRPWHRTNGPYFGLPDAASMAQAAERTIARDPSEPRVTLGIETDGVLVGQVNWYWESEVTDWRRLGISIQDEAYWGRGLATEALALWTSYLFDATDTLRLDLATYSGNRGMLGVARRLGFVEEARMRKARRWSGGVHDAVVMGVLREEWDVLRTGWTAVVR; from the coding sequence ATGAGGATCGTCGGCACGAAAATACAGCTGCGGGACTGGACCGTCCACGACCTCCCGCGGGTGCACGACCTGCTGCGCCCGGACCGGCCCTGGCACCGCACCAACGGCCCCTATTTCGGGCTTCCGGACGCCGCATCGATGGCGCAGGCTGCCGAGCGCACCATCGCTCGCGACCCCAGCGAGCCACGGGTGACCCTCGGCATCGAGACCGACGGTGTGCTCGTCGGGCAGGTGAACTGGTACTGGGAGTCCGAGGTGACGGACTGGCGGCGCCTCGGCATCTCCATCCAGGACGAGGCGTACTGGGGTCGAGGGCTCGCCACGGAGGCCCTGGCGCTGTGGACCAGCTACCTCTTCGACGCCACGGATACCCTCCGCCTGGACCTGGCCACCTACTCAGGCAACCGCGGCATGCTCGGCGTGGCCCGCCGTCTGGGCTTCGTCGAGGAGGCGCGGATGCGCAAGGCGCGACGATGGTCCGGCGGGGTTCATGACGCCGTCGTGATGGGTGTGCTGCGGGAGGAGTGGGACGTCCTACGGACGGGGTGGACCGCCGTCGTGCGGTGA
- a CDS encoding MmcQ/YjbR family DNA-binding protein, whose translation MIHPRMFDDGDPYLARVRHLCLAFPQAQEKESHGRPTFRATKVFTVYGGGTKGNARERIMYDHSLLLLPDDAERLALEQDPRSFVPAYYGPAGWIGWDLAHDGTAAEEVDWPEVFELVEASYRALATPTLRRLLDESDLTPEAFR comes from the coding sequence ATGATCCATCCACGCATGTTCGATGACGGCGACCCGTACCTCGCACGGGTACGTCACCTGTGCCTGGCGTTCCCGCAGGCGCAAGAGAAGGAGAGCCACGGGCGGCCCACGTTCCGGGCCACGAAGGTGTTCACCGTGTACGGCGGCGGCACCAAGGGCAACGCCCGCGAGCGCATCATGTACGACCACTCGCTCCTGCTGTTGCCCGACGATGCTGAACGGCTCGCCCTGGAGCAGGATCCGCGCAGCTTCGTCCCTGCCTACTACGGTCCGGCCGGGTGGATCGGCTGGGACCTCGCGCATGACGGCACTGCCGCCGAGGAGGTGGACTGGCCCGAGGTGTTCGAGCTGGTGGAGGCGTCCTACCGGGCACTGGCCACCCCCACGTTGCGGCGGCTCCTGGACGAGAGCGACCTGACGCCGGAGGCGTTCCGCTGA
- a CDS encoding ion transporter, whose protein sequence is MNAPSAPPSAHRLRLAAWVESRPVQRIVVAVIVVNAITLGLETFENAPARVLHAIDLACLIVFVVELSLKLYANGLRFFRSSWNVFDLLVVVVALVPGSGGFAVLRALRVLRVLRLISAVPRLRQVVGALMAAVPGMLSIGALLGLLFYVSAVMATMLFADTDPERFGTLWASLFSLFQIMTLDSWSALVLPIMTAHPWAWMFFVPFVLISAFAVLNLFIAVIVDSMQHLKPPAAETDEDGAAVAASPEDLPDDPFDEGVLVPAEELGQLRAELAALRGEVSTLTQALRVGDASGATVSTVTRPAPLSAADDRVSSGGDDDPSTHVR, encoded by the coding sequence ATGAACGCGCCGTCCGCACCGCCTTCGGCTCACCGCCTCCGCCTCGCCGCCTGGGTGGAGTCCCGGCCGGTGCAGCGGATCGTGGTGGCCGTGATCGTCGTCAATGCGATCACCCTCGGCCTGGAGACGTTCGAGAATGCACCGGCGCGGGTGCTGCACGCCATCGACCTGGCGTGCCTGATCGTGTTCGTGGTGGAGCTGAGCCTGAAGCTGTACGCCAACGGCCTGCGCTTCTTCCGTAGTTCCTGGAACGTGTTCGACCTGCTCGTGGTGGTGGTGGCACTGGTTCCCGGTAGCGGCGGGTTCGCGGTGCTGCGTGCCTTGCGGGTGCTCCGCGTGCTGCGGCTCATCTCCGCGGTGCCGCGGCTGCGCCAGGTGGTGGGCGCTCTGATGGCGGCCGTGCCCGGGATGCTCTCCATCGGTGCCCTGCTGGGCCTGTTGTTCTACGTGAGCGCAGTGATGGCCACCATGCTCTTCGCGGACACGGACCCGGAACGGTTCGGCACCCTGTGGGCTTCGCTGTTCAGCCTGTTCCAGATCATGACTTTGGACAGCTGGTCGGCGCTGGTGCTGCCGATCATGACCGCGCACCCGTGGGCCTGGATGTTCTTCGTCCCGTTCGTGCTGATCAGCGCCTTCGCCGTGCTGAACCTGTTCATCGCGGTGATCGTGGACTCCATGCAGCACCTGAAGCCACCCGCAGCGGAGACCGATGAGGACGGGGCCGCGGTGGCAGCGTCGCCGGAGGACCTGCCTGACGACCCGTTCGACGAGGGGGTGCTGGTGCCTGCGGAGGAGCTCGGGCAGTTGCGGGCCGAGCTGGCCGCCCTGCGCGGGGAGGTGAGCACGCTCACCCAGGCACTGCGGGTCGGCGACGCCAGCGGTGCCACGGTATCGACGGTGACCCGGCCGGCGCCGCTGTCGGCGGCCGATGACAGAGTGTCTTCGGGAGGCGACGATGATCCATCCACGCATGTTCGATGA
- a CDS encoding MerR family transcriptional regulator, producing MTEIDEWSMHEITRSTGTTSRTLRHYDQIGLLPPTRIGANGYRYYDTDALVRLQRILLLRELGLSLASIAEVLAGGQSEAEALRTHLELLEIERSQVERRIASVRTTLAKREGGEHLMASEMFDGFDHTQYKDEVTERWGREAWQQGDAWWRSLSAEEKARFQAEQQQIAADFIAAHEAGLDPTGEQVRAIAERHHRWLSHPMMSVTKGYYLGLADMYVVDPRFGKNYERDGGAAAGDRSGAEYVREAMRAYADTAAFDA from the coding sequence ATGACGGAGATCGACGAGTGGTCGATGCACGAGATCACCCGCAGTACCGGCACGACCAGCCGCACGCTGCGTCACTACGACCAGATCGGCTTGCTCCCGCCGACGAGGATCGGTGCCAATGGGTACCGGTACTACGACACCGACGCGCTGGTGCGGCTGCAGCGCATTCTGCTGCTGCGCGAGCTCGGGCTCTCCCTGGCCTCCATCGCCGAGGTGCTGGCGGGTGGCCAGAGCGAGGCCGAAGCCTTGCGTACCCACCTGGAGCTTCTCGAGATCGAGCGCAGCCAGGTGGAGCGCAGGATCGCTTCGGTGCGCACCACATTGGCCAAGAGAGAAGGAGGTGAACATCTCATGGCATCCGAGATGTTCGATGGTTTCGACCACACCCAGTACAAGGACGAAGTCACGGAGCGATGGGGACGCGAGGCTTGGCAGCAGGGCGACGCCTGGTGGCGCTCCCTCTCCGCCGAGGAGAAGGCCCGGTTCCAGGCGGAGCAGCAGCAGATCGCCGCGGACTTCATCGCCGCGCACGAGGCCGGGCTCGACCCGACGGGTGAGCAGGTCCGGGCGATCGCCGAGCGGCACCACCGCTGGCTGTCCCACCCGATGATGTCCGTCACGAAGGGCTACTACCTGGGCCTGGCCGACATGTATGTGGTCGACCCACGGTTCGGGAAGAACTACGAGCGTGACGGCGGCGCTGCAGCCGGTGATCGGAGCGGAGCCGAGTACGTGCGTGAGGCGATGCGTGCCTACGCCGACACCGCCGCGTTCGATGCGTAG
- a CDS encoding carbohydrate ABC transporter permease → MTAATATAAESPPKKVGGARPLRLVVGLVGAIVVAWAAGNVFLALAYYPEWFFDNRLLMAVVGMIAGVGGAALLFYCVNVFIEGMPQRLSEGVIPYIFVLPSFALLGLVLVYPTLQTINYSFANQDSTAYVGFDNYVAIFGSSEFWLSITNNALWLIVVPALTVVVGLVVALFADRLSAQGEKVAKAFIFLPMAISFVAASTIWAIQIYDADSEIGLLNAIVTGLGGEAQNWLRLDTLRLNSFLMMVILIWMQAGFAMILLSGGIKAVPEETLEAARIDGANEVQVFFQVIIPQIKGTMITVFITVTILVLKVFDIIYVLLNGQASSNVIANLFFQELFTFQRAGNASAIVVVLLILVTPILIYQVRHYRKEAAR, encoded by the coding sequence GTGACCGCCGCCACTGCGACGGCCGCCGAGTCGCCTCCGAAGAAAGTCGGCGGCGCACGCCCGCTGCGCCTCGTCGTCGGACTCGTCGGAGCCATCGTGGTGGCATGGGCGGCCGGGAACGTCTTCCTGGCGCTCGCGTACTACCCCGAGTGGTTCTTCGACAACCGGCTGTTGATGGCCGTCGTCGGCATGATTGCCGGTGTCGGCGGCGCGGCGTTGCTGTTCTACTGCGTGAACGTCTTCATCGAAGGGATGCCACAACGGCTCTCCGAGGGCGTGATCCCCTACATTTTTGTGCTTCCGTCCTTCGCCCTGCTGGGTCTGGTGCTCGTGTACCCGACCCTGCAGACGATCAACTACAGCTTCGCCAATCAGGACAGCACCGCATACGTCGGGTTCGACAACTACGTGGCGATCTTCGGCAGCAGCGAGTTCTGGCTCTCGATCACCAACAACGCGCTGTGGCTGATCGTGGTCCCGGCGCTCACCGTGGTGGTCGGCCTGGTCGTAGCACTGTTCGCGGACCGGCTCTCCGCCCAGGGCGAGAAGGTGGCCAAGGCCTTCATCTTCCTACCGATGGCGATCTCGTTCGTGGCGGCCTCGACGATCTGGGCGATCCAGATCTACGACGCCGATTCGGAGATCGGATTGTTGAATGCGATCGTCACCGGGCTGGGTGGGGAGGCGCAGAACTGGCTCCGCCTCGACACGCTCCGGCTGAACTCGTTCCTGATGATGGTGATCCTGATCTGGATGCAGGCCGGCTTCGCCATGATCCTGCTTTCCGGCGGGATCAAGGCCGTGCCGGAGGAGACCCTGGAAGCGGCCCGGATCGACGGAGCGAACGAGGTTCAGGTTTTCTTCCAGGTGATCATCCCGCAGATCAAGGGCACGATGATCACCGTCTTCATCACCGTGACGATCCTGGTGCTCAAGGTGTTCGACATCATCTATGTGCTCCTGAACGGGCAGGCGAGTTCGAACGTGATCGCCAACCTGTTCTTCCAGGAGCTGTTCACGTTCCAGCGGGCCGGGAACGCCTCGGCGATCGTGGTGGTGCTGCTGATCCTCGTCACCCCGATCCTGATCTACCAGGTCCGGCACTACCGGAAGGAGGCGGCCCGATGA
- a CDS encoding sulfite exporter TauE/SafE family protein — MPELTLLAWALLAISAVLVGISKTALPGANTISIAIFAALLPARESTGALLLLLIVADMFAIWAYRKHADWTVLRRLVPTVLAGLLLGAGFLAVADDAGVRRVIGVILLLVIGITLWRRWAAHRSTRGGTTVAPTTTGAPTSSSEASTPTRGARRAQAAIYGTLGGFTTMVANAAGPVMSMYFLASRFSMKTFLGTAAWFFAVVNLVKLPFSIGLGLITGPTLLMDLALVPAVVIGALAGRWLVARMNQVLFERLVVVLTIGGAVYLLL; from the coding sequence GTGCCGGAGCTGACTCTTCTCGCGTGGGCGTTGCTCGCGATCTCTGCAGTGCTCGTCGGCATCTCCAAGACGGCGCTGCCCGGGGCGAACACGATCTCCATCGCGATCTTCGCTGCCCTGCTGCCGGCGCGTGAGTCCACGGGCGCGTTGTTGCTACTGCTCATCGTGGCCGACATGTTCGCGATCTGGGCCTACCGCAAGCATGCCGACTGGACGGTGCTGCGACGGCTGGTGCCCACCGTGCTCGCCGGACTGCTGCTCGGCGCAGGCTTCCTCGCTGTTGCCGACGACGCGGGGGTGCGCCGGGTCATCGGCGTCATCCTTCTCCTGGTCATCGGGATCACGCTCTGGCGCCGCTGGGCGGCTCATCGCAGCACCCGTGGAGGCACGACCGTCGCCCCCACGACCACGGGCGCGCCGACATCCAGCTCCGAAGCGTCGACACCGACCCGCGGCGCACGCCGCGCCCAGGCCGCCATCTACGGCACCCTCGGCGGGTTCACCACGATGGTCGCCAATGCCGCCGGACCGGTGATGTCGATGTACTTCCTCGCCTCGCGGTTCTCCATGAAGACCTTCCTGGGCACCGCCGCCTGGTTCTTCGCCGTCGTGAACCTGGTCAAGCTCCCGTTCTCGATCGGCCTGGGACTCATCACCGGGCCCACCCTGCTGATGGACCTGGCTCTCGTGCCGGCGGTGGTGATCGGGGCGCTGGCCGGACGCTGGCTGGTGGCCCGGATGAACCAGGTGCTCTTCGAGCGGCTCGTCGTGGTGCTCACCATCGGTGGTGCCGTCTACCTGCTGCTCTGA
- a CDS encoding methylated-DNA--[protein]-cysteine S-methyltransferase produces MSPTTTPDLPADLAHLAPAVDETRLSDLHDRLARDAEQRGLLDVAYRTVDSAVGPLLLAATERGVVRVAFASEGFDGVLSDLAERVSSRVLAAPRRLDATARQIEEYFGQRRRHFDVPLDLSLTTGFRRRVLEQLPTIDYGRTASYAEMARAAGSERAVRAVGSACATNPVPLLLPCHRVVRSDGSLGGYRGGIPAKEALLALEHG; encoded by the coding sequence ATGAGCCCGACCACCACCCCCGACCTGCCGGCCGATCTGGCCCACCTGGCCCCCGCCGTCGACGAGACCCGCCTGAGCGACCTGCACGACCGCCTTGCCCGTGACGCCGAGCAGCGCGGACTGCTGGACGTGGCCTACCGGACGGTGGACTCCGCCGTCGGACCCCTCCTGCTCGCTGCCACCGAGCGCGGTGTGGTGCGCGTGGCGTTCGCCTCCGAAGGGTTCGACGGCGTCCTGTCCGATCTGGCCGAGCGCGTCAGTTCCCGCGTGCTCGCCGCTCCCCGCCGCCTGGATGCCACGGCTCGCCAGATCGAGGAGTACTTCGGCCAGCGTCGCCGTCACTTCGACGTTCCCCTCGACCTCAGCCTGACCACCGGCTTCCGCCGCCGGGTGCTGGAGCAGCTGCCCACGATCGACTACGGCCGCACGGCCAGCTACGCCGAGATGGCGCGGGCAGCAGGGTCCGAACGCGCCGTGCGTGCGGTCGGCTCCGCGTGCGCCACCAACCCGGTGCCGCTCCTGCTGCCCTGCCACCGGGTGGTCCGCAGCGATGGCTCCCTGGGCGGCTACCGCGGCGGGATCCCCGCCAAGGAGGCGCTGCTCGCCCTCGAGCACGGGTGA
- a CDS encoding carbohydrate ABC transporter permease, whose translation MSTSTQAAPKQKRQPSMMKDGRPRSWTSIIVMVVLVILWSIPTLGLVINSLRSRDDIITSGWWTVFADPFGQGWTGDNYIGVFTGPAQMGVGFMNSVVAAVPATILPIMFAAFAAYAFTFLNFRFKETLFVIIVGVMVVPIQVAFQPMLDLLGPNGIGISGEFVAVWLLHTGFGMPLCVYTLRNYMSTLPYSVVESAKIDGASHYQTFWLLVAPMAMPAIAAFATLQFLWVWNDLLIAKLFLAPSNATMIVQLQQLLGTQGQGKELLSAGAFLSMALPILVFFGLQRFFVRGLTSGSVKG comes from the coding sequence ATGAGCACCAGCACCCAGGCAGCGCCCAAGCAGAAGCGTCAGCCCTCGATGATGAAGGACGGCCGGCCGCGGAGCTGGACCTCGATCATCGTGATGGTCGTCCTGGTGATTCTCTGGTCGATCCCCACTCTGGGCCTGGTGATCAACTCCCTGCGTAGCCGGGACGACATCATCACCAGCGGGTGGTGGACCGTGTTCGCCGACCCGTTCGGCCAAGGGTGGACCGGTGACAACTACATCGGGGTGTTCACCGGACCTGCCCAGATGGGCGTCGGCTTCATGAACTCGGTGGTGGCTGCGGTGCCGGCCACCATCCTGCCGATCATGTTCGCCGCCTTTGCCGCGTATGCGTTCACCTTCCTGAACTTCCGGTTCAAGGAGACCCTGTTCGTGATCATCGTCGGGGTCATGGTGGTGCCGATTCAGGTGGCCTTCCAGCCCATGCTCGATCTGCTCGGCCCGAACGGCATCGGGATCTCCGGTGAGTTCGTGGCCGTCTGGTTGCTGCACACCGGGTTCGGCATGCCGCTGTGCGTCTACACGCTGCGCAACTACATGTCCACGCTGCCCTACTCGGTGGTGGAGTCGGCGAAGATCGATGGCGCCAGCCACTACCAGACGTTCTGGTTGCTGGTGGCGCCGATGGCGATGCCGGCCATCGCGGCGTTCGCCACCCTGCAGTTCCTGTGGGTGTGGAACGACTTGCTCATCGCGAAGCTGTTCCTGGCGCCGTCGAACGCGACGATGATCGTGCAGCTGCAACAGCTGCTCGGTACGCAGGGCCAGGGTAAGGAACTCCTCTCGGCCGGTGCCTTCCTGTCGATGGCGCTACCGATCCTGGTGTTCTTCGGCCTGCAGCGCTTCTTCGTCCGGGGGCTCACCTCCGGCTCGGTGAAGGGCTGA
- a CDS encoding ABC1 kinase family protein: MVDFLGAQLTLWSVAISVLLFALFVRRVMGVRLSLLRTVVAALIGATAGPALLGALLQPPATEADLLTLTLYATLTAAFALIMAMFALATIEMLIPDGSLPGPVTAWRSLRGRVRRSGRYLKLLRVVVRHGLVRFLRGSSHRGVRTPEERRALARSLRRALEDGGVTFVKLGQQLSTRRDLLPAEFIAELTRLQDDASALDWPVVERVITAELGAPPEAVFATIDREPLAAASIAQVHTATTPDGDRVVLKVQRPGITAQVSRDLDILERFAGTLTARTTWAADLGLSDLVRGFAAALGEELDFRIERDNLATIASGLEASGAQDIRVPRVWQGTCTARLLVMDRLDGVPLGDAQPVLAELGAQRRAELATELLRVVLDQVTRHGVFHVDLHPGNVLVDSAHGTDDTGRRGALAMLDLGSVGRLGSQSRSSLTRLLAALGTGDSLAASDALLEAVDRPNRVDERTLEQELGEILLRFTDSEGGGSSNVAGAVAELFRLVARHRLGIPPQLAAAFRALATLDGTLAVIDPGFDLVRGAREASRARLESSLQPKELRRTVESELVTLLPVLRRLPRRMERIADAAEHGRLQVHTRVLADPADRRFVMRLWHQGLLTILAATAGLMATVLYLVAPGPMVTDEVGLFHVLGTALLAGSVILVMRLLVVFFRQDDEPR, encoded by the coding sequence ATGGTCGACTTTCTGGGGGCCCAGTTGACGCTGTGGTCGGTGGCGATCTCGGTGCTGCTGTTCGCGCTGTTCGTGCGCCGGGTGATGGGCGTGCGGCTGAGTCTGCTGCGCACGGTGGTCGCGGCGCTGATCGGGGCGACCGCGGGCCCGGCGCTGCTGGGGGCGCTGCTGCAGCCACCGGCCACGGAGGCCGACCTGCTCACCCTCACGCTGTACGCCACCCTGACCGCGGCATTCGCCCTGATCATGGCGATGTTCGCACTCGCCACGATCGAGATGCTGATCCCGGACGGGTCGCTTCCAGGCCCGGTGACGGCGTGGCGCTCGCTGCGCGGCCGGGTGCGCCGCAGCGGGCGTTACCTGAAGCTGCTGCGTGTGGTGGTCCGGCACGGTCTGGTCCGGTTCCTGCGTGGCAGCTCGCACCGAGGCGTGCGCACCCCGGAGGAGCGGCGCGCGCTGGCACGCTCGCTGCGACGTGCGTTGGAGGACGGCGGCGTCACCTTCGTCAAGCTCGGACAGCAGCTCTCCACCCGCAGAGACCTGCTGCCGGCGGAGTTCATCGCCGAGCTCACTCGCTTGCAGGACGACGCGTCCGCCCTGGACTGGCCGGTGGTGGAGCGGGTGATCACCGCCGAGCTGGGCGCACCGCCGGAGGCCGTGTTCGCCACGATCGACCGGGAGCCGTTGGCAGCGGCGTCGATCGCGCAGGTCCACACGGCTACCACGCCCGACGGCGATCGCGTGGTCCTGAAGGTGCAGCGCCCCGGGATCACGGCGCAGGTCTCCCGGGACCTGGACATCCTGGAGCGGTTCGCCGGCACCCTCACCGCCCGCACCACCTGGGCTGCCGATCTCGGCCTCAGCGACCTGGTCCGCGGTTTCGCCGCAGCGCTGGGAGAGGAGCTCGATTTCCGGATCGAGCGCGACAATCTGGCCACCATCGCCTCCGGCCTGGAGGCTTCCGGAGCCCAGGACATCCGCGTGCCGCGGGTGTGGCAGGGCACATGCACGGCTCGGCTGCTCGTGATGGACCGGTTGGATGGCGTGCCGCTCGGGGACGCCCAGCCGGTACTGGCCGAACTGGGTGCGCAGCGGCGCGCCGAGCTGGCGACCGAGCTGCTGCGGGTGGTGCTCGATCAGGTCACCCGGCACGGGGTGTTCCATGTGGACCTGCACCCGGGGAACGTGCTCGTCGACAGCGCGCACGGCACAGACGACACCGGCAGGCGGGGCGCGCTGGCAATGCTGGACCTGGGGTCCGTGGGCCGCCTCGGATCTCAGTCGCGGTCCAGCCTGACCCGCCTGCTGGCCGCGCTCGGTACCGGCGACTCCCTGGCCGCTTCGGACGCCTTGCTCGAAGCAGTCGATCGCCCGAACCGCGTGGACGAACGCACGTTGGAGCAAGAGCTCGGCGAGATCCTGCTCCGGTTCACCGACTCCGAGGGCGGCGGCAGCTCGAACGTGGCGGGTGCCGTGGCCGAATTGTTCCGCCTGGTGGCTCGGCACCGCTTGGGCATCCCGCCACAGTTGGCCGCAGCGTTCCGCGCCCTGGCGACGCTGGACGGCACGCTCGCTGTGATCGACCCCGGTTTCGACCTGGTTCGTGGCGCTCGGGAGGCGAGCCGGGCACGCCTGGAGTCGAGCCTGCAGCCGAAGGAGCTGCGCCGGACCGTGGAGTCCGAGCTGGTCACACTGCTGCCGGTGCTGCGGCGTCTGCCCCGCCGGATGGAGCGGATCGCGGATGCGGCCGAGCACGGCCGGTTGCAGGTGCACACGCGGGTGCTCGCCGATCCCGCCGATCGTCGTTTCGTGATGCGCCTGTGGCACCAAGGTCTCCTCACGATCCTGGCTGCCACGGCCGGGCTGATGGCCACGGTGCTCTACCTGGTGGCGCCGGGGCCGATGGTCACCGACGAGGTCGGGCTGTTCCACGTGCTCGGCACCGCTCTGCTCGCCGGGTCGGTGATTCTGGTGATGCGACTGCTCGTGGTGTTCTTCCGGCAGGATGATGAGCCACGATGA
- a CDS encoding MarR family winged helix-turn-helix transcriptional regulator, with amino-acid sequence MSHDDRDGEAGQQMTIDAGASGSDPQWLNDDERHAWLALTGLLVRLPGALDAQLERDSDLHFFEYMVLAMLAEQDGNELQMSKLAALTNGSLSRLSHVVRRLERQNLVRRTPCPQDRRATHAVLTDDGLARVEAAAPGHVAHARALVVDAVAPEDLAAFERVAATILDRVDGWHP; translated from the coding sequence ATGAGCCACGATGACCGAGACGGCGAGGCAGGGCAACAGATGACGATCGACGCGGGAGCAAGCGGGAGCGACCCGCAGTGGCTCAACGACGACGAGCGGCACGCGTGGCTCGCGCTCACCGGGCTCCTGGTGCGCCTCCCCGGGGCACTGGACGCGCAGCTGGAGCGCGATTCGGACCTGCACTTCTTCGAGTACATGGTGCTGGCGATGCTGGCCGAGCAGGACGGCAATGAACTGCAGATGAGCAAGCTGGCAGCCCTCACGAACGGGTCGCTCTCCCGGCTCTCCCACGTGGTGCGGCGTCTGGAGCGGCAGAATCTGGTTCGCCGGACGCCCTGCCCGCAGGACCGTCGCGCCACGCATGCCGTGCTCACCGACGACGGTCTGGCGCGCGTGGAGGCTGCCGCTCCTGGCCATGTGGCGCACGCACGCGCGCTGGTGGTGGACGCCGTCGCCCCGGAGGATCTGGCGGCCTTCGAGCGGGTGGCCGCCACGATCCTGGACCGCGTGGACGGGTGGCATCCGTAG
- a CDS encoding VOC family protein produces MTLTLEMITLDTTDPGPLAAWWAEQVGGSIVAENDGWFYVVEIPGAGYRLAFQKVDDPTPGKNRLHLDLAAADLDTEVERLVGAGAEQVDTHVMGDFRWVVLADPQGNQFCVAGGH; encoded by the coding sequence ATGACCCTCACACTGGAGATGATCACGCTCGACACCACCGACCCCGGACCCCTGGCTGCCTGGTGGGCCGAGCAGGTCGGCGGATCGATCGTGGCGGAGAACGACGGTTGGTTCTACGTGGTGGAGATCCCTGGCGCCGGGTACCGCCTCGCGTTCCAGAAGGTCGATGACCCGACGCCGGGGAAGAACCGTCTCCACCTGGATCTGGCCGCGGCCGACCTGGATACCGAGGTCGAGCGCCTCGTCGGTGCCGGAGCCGAGCAGGTGGACACCCACGTGATGGGCGACTTCCGGTGGGTGGTGCTGGCCGACCCGCAGGGAAACCAGTTCTGCGTGGCGGGTGGGCACTGA
- a CDS encoding RNA polymerase sigma factor has translation MTPFETVVAEHGATVLRVCRAVAGPDHADDAWSETFLAAMTAYPDLPPDANVQAWLVTIARRKAIDTHRARTRSRTHPTDRLPERPTREGRPGSWERDLWEALGDLPAKQQSAVIYHHIAGLPHTEVAALLGGTPAAARRAASDGIARLRRTYAEEAAR, from the coding sequence GTGACACCCTTCGAAACCGTCGTCGCCGAGCACGGAGCCACCGTGCTCCGAGTCTGCCGTGCCGTGGCCGGGCCCGACCATGCAGACGATGCCTGGTCGGAGACCTTCCTCGCCGCGATGACCGCCTACCCGGACCTGCCGCCCGATGCGAACGTGCAGGCCTGGCTGGTCACCATCGCCCGACGCAAGGCCATCGACACCCATCGCGCCCGCACTCGATCACGGACCCACCCCACCGACCGGCTCCCCGAACGCCCCACCCGTGAGGGCCGGCCCGGTAGCTGGGAGCGGGACCTGTGGGAAGCCCTCGGCGACCTACCGGCCAAGCAGCAGAGCGCCGTCATCTATCACCACATCGCCGGCCTGCCACACACGGAGGTCGCGGCTCTGCTGGGCGGCACCCCGGCCGCCGCCCGGCGGGCGGCCTCGGACGGGATCGCACGACTACGCCGCACCTACGCCGAGGAGGCAGCCCGATGA